CGAACCTCCGAAGGCGGAGCCATCTGATTTACAGTCAGACCCGTTTGGCCACTTCGGTAACTGCCCCTGTTCGTGTTCCAGCGGAGCCGGCGGTCGGACTCGAACCGACAACCTACGGTTTACAAAACCGTTGCTCTGCCATTGAGCTACGCCGGCCTGGGCCGCGCCGTTCCTGCTGCTCTGGAAAGCCTGCGTTCCGGCTGCTGACACACTCATTGCTTGCGCGTCATAGCGCACGTATTATACCTTCTGGAGCAAGAGGCTGTCAAGGCTTCCTGCTGGCAAGACTCCACCAATTATCGGGGGTCACTGGTAGCGCCGCCTTCCAGGCGGCCACCGCTGCGCCAGGGCGCGCGTGCGCCCTCCAGGCCAGCGGACCAGCAGGCCAACGCTGGCCGCCAAGAAGGGACGCGCGAGCGACCAACGGGAGCGAGACTGCCGAGGTCCAGCCGAGGCAAGCGGCCCTCTCCGAAGGGAGGCGGCGCTCCCAGTAACACGCCTCGCTTGCCAACACCTCAGATTTGGGAGAGCCTGCTGGCAAGACTCCCTCTCCTAAAGGAGAGCGGTTTCGGCGGAAAAGCTTTGCCGATGCTGATGCTTCGGCGTGGGTGATGGCGCCGTTGGCGTGGGGGTTGCTATTTGATGTTGCAGCTGGACCAAACGCTGATAGCCGTAGAAGATGGCAAAGCCTAACAAGGCCAGCAGCACCAGCAGCGCCAGCACCTTGAACGCGGCAATGCCCAGACGGCGCAGAAAGCCCGGCGCACGCAGCGGCTCGCTTTGCGGCCAGGCCCCTTCAGGACGCCATCCCGGCGGGGGAGGCGGCAGGCCCACCCTGCCCTTGCCCGCGCTGCTAAAGGCAACCACAACCGAGGGTTCCCCTTTGAGGGCTGGCGGCCCGGCGGGAGGCTGGGCAGGCGGCACAGGTTCGCGGCGTTCCGAGGCTCCGCCGCTGAAGAAACCGGAGGCGCTTCCGGGGGACACATCCCCACCAGACCCCAGCAGCGCCCCTGGCGCGCCAGCGGGCGGCGAGGACGACGGAAGCGGGTTGGCCTGCCCCAGCGCCTGGTAAAACGCTCCGCTCAGCGCCGCCGCGTTGGGCCAGCGATCAGCGGGGGAAGGCGCGAGCGCCCGCTGCACAAGCGTTTCCAGGGGCGCGGGCAGTTCAGGGCGCTTCGCCAGCAGCGAAGGCGGCCCCGCCAGCTTTGCACTCAGGATCGCCTGCGGCGCACCCTCGAAGGGCAGCGCGCCTGTCAGCAGCCGATAGAGAACGACGCCCAGCGCGTACAAATCAGCAGCCACGCCATCCGGCGTGCGCCCCGGCATTTGCTCCGGCGCCAGATACAGCGGATCGCCAAAAGAGCGGCTCCCGTTCCAGGCGATCAAAAGCTGCTCGGCGAGGTGGGGCAAGCCAAAATTAGCAATGAGCAGATGGCCGTTTGGCTGAATCAACAGATGCCTAGGAGTGAGGCCCAGATGGGTCACACCGACCTGATGCGCGTGGCCCAGCCCTGCAAGCATCTGCCCGAATAAACGCAGCACCTGCGCTGGATTAACCGCCTGCCCTGGTCGTTGACGCAGCCAGGCATCCAGCGTCAGACCCTCCACTAAGGGCGTCACCAGATAGGCATAGGGGCCATCCATGCCAAAGTCATCCAGAGTGAGCAGGTTGGCATGCTCCAGCGCCGATAGCACCTGGGTCACACGCCAGAAGTTCTCCTCGAAGCCCTGCGCAAAGGTGAACTGGTCGGAAAGCACCCGCAATGCAAAAGAGCGCCCCAGGTTGAGATGGCGTGCCTCATACATCAGCCCAAATTCATCTTCACCCCGCAGCGCACCCAACTCATAGTCTGCCAACTGCCGCCCTGATAAGGCTCCCATTGATTGCATCGCGCATATCACCTGGCCTGGAAAGTCTTGATGCAGCCTAAGCGTACACGACTGTCCAGGTATTGTCAAGCCGCAGGCAGTTATGCGCGCTGGCCCTGCTTTGCCGATGCCAAAACGAGCAGGATTTGTAGGCACAAAATTTGCTAGAGCATTCTGCTCTTGCAAGACATGGCTCTGTTCGGGGAACACCCCTCAGAACACTCCTCACAAACATGTAGGCCAGCGGCGGAGAAACTGCGCTCCCCGCTCTCAGCGTTTTCTGCGCCTTTGATACGCTATCGAGGAATATAAGGAAGAAAAGTATGAGAAAAAATCTGAAACAGAAGCAAGAAGGCAAACGGCTGATGAGGCGCATTTTCCTGCTTAGCGTGGCCTTTACCCTGGTCGCTGAAGCAGTGCTGGTGATCCCCATCTTGGCCTTTACTCCCATAGGAGACCATTTTTTCAAGTCGTTTGCCCCCCCGGCGACACCCACGCCCAGATCGTCCACACTCGGCCTTCAAGCAGTAGGCGCAGCGCCTATCGTGCAGGCCAGAGCAGCGTATCTGATTGACGCGGATACCGGCAAGGTGCTGCTCGATGTGCGCGGCTCGCAGCGGCTTCCTATGGCGAGTACCGCGAAGATCATGACAGCCATCCTCGCTATTGAAACCGCCAAGCTCGACCAGACCGTCACCATCAAGCAAGATGCAGTGAACGAAGTCAATAAGTACAAAGGAAGTTCGGCAGGTCTGGTGGTCGGCGATCAGATGAGCCTGAGAGATTTGCTCTATGGGCTGATGCTGCCATCAGGGGATGACGCCGCCATCGCCATTGCTGACGCCGTTGGCGGAAACGCCAGCAACTTTGTCCAGAAGATGAACAGCTATGCGAAGCAGCTTGGCCTGACTCAAACGCACTATGTCAATCCAGACGGCCTCACCTATCTCACCGCGCAAGGCAAACCTGATCCCAATCAATACAGCAGCGCGGGTGATCTGGCGCGCCTGGCGCGGCACGCGATGGCAAATCCGTTCTTTGCCCAACTGGTGCAACTCCAGCATTATGTGCTGTTCCCCACCAATTTCCATCACGCCTACATCTGGGATGGCATCAATAGCCTGCTTAGCACGTATCCAGGCGCCACAGGCGTGAAAACAGGCTACACCGAAGAGGCGGGATACTGCCTGGTCTTCGCGGCAACCAACGGGCAGCACCACCTCATCGGCGCCTTGCTGCATGATACCGATGACAATCAACGCTACGTAGACGCCAGGGCGTTGCTGGATTGGGGCTTTGGACTCCCCGTAGGTCCAACCTCGTGAAGAAGGGGATGCAGCGAGAGCGCCAGGCGCCTGTACCGCCGCCGTCCCTGGCGGCGTGGGCGGGGTGGACAGCCGCCTGTACCGCCGCCGTCCCTGGCGGCGCCCGGCGGGGCAGGGTGTGGCGAACACTCCAGCGCAAAAAAGGGGCAGGGAAAGACGCCCCAGGAGAGGCTTCCTGGCGGTTCAATCGCGCTGACCCTGCTGGAGCAGGGTCAGCGCCTGCCCCTCGCTTGCCAGCACTCCAGTTGAGTGCAGAGAGGGGCGATGCGCCTGAAATGCCCACCATCAGGCATCAGCCAGCGGGAACTGTGGGAGTCGACGCTGGCGGTGGCATGTCCTAGGGCGCGGCTGCACCCACCAGCAGACCCAGCATGCGCTCCAGGTGATAGCCGCCAATTTCCCGCCCAACCAGTTGTTCAGGACTTCCAAACATGGTTCGTTTTGAGACGCCGCGCGCGACCGAGTTGTATCGGCCTCGCGCTCGTGGAACGACCACGCATATTTAGAGTGTCCATACCGCTGCATCATTAAAGACAACATCGGCTTGCTGGCTAGAGCTGGCGTCAGCAGTCACGCCAATGATGCCATTACTTGAGGCATCGTCCAGGACAGTTGTTATGTATTGATCGTTGATGAAAAAAGACAGCTCCATTCCATCAGCTAACACTGCTATGGTGTTGACGCGGTTGACGCCG
This window of the Ktedonobacterales bacterium genome carries:
- a CDS encoding serine/threonine-protein kinase; amino-acid sequence: MQSMGALSGRQLADYELGALRGEDEFGLMYEARHLNLGRSFALRVLSDQFTFAQGFEENFWRVTQVLSALEHANLLTLDDFGMDGPYAYLVTPLVEGLTLDAWLRQRPGQAVNPAQVLRLFGQMLAGLGHAHQVGVTHLGLTPRHLLIQPNGHLLIANFGLPHLAEQLLIAWNGSRSFGDPLYLAPEQMPGRTPDGVAADLYALGVVLYRLLTGALPFEGAPQAILSAKLAGPPSLLAKRPELPAPLETLVQRALAPSPADRWPNAAALSGAFYQALGQANPLPSSSPPAGAPGALLGSGGDVSPGSASGFFSGGASERREPVPPAQPPAGPPALKGEPSVVVAFSSAGKGRVGLPPPPPGWRPEGAWPQSEPLRAPGFLRRLGIAAFKVLALLVLLALLGFAIFYGYQRLVQLQHQIATPTPTAPSPTPKHQHRQSFSAETALL
- a CDS encoding D-alanyl-D-alanine carboxypeptidase family protein, with the protein product MRKNLKQKQEGKRLMRRIFLLSVAFTLVAEAVLVIPILAFTPIGDHFFKSFAPPATPTPRSSTLGLQAVGAAPIVQARAAYLIDADTGKVLLDVRGSQRLPMASTAKIMTAILAIETAKLDQTVTIKQDAVNEVNKYKGSSAGLVVGDQMSLRDLLYGLMLPSGDDAAIAIADAVGGNASNFVQKMNSYAKQLGLTQTHYVNPDGLTYLTAQGKPDPNQYSSAGDLARLARHAMANPFFAQLVQLQHYVLFPTNFHHAYIWDGINSLLSTYPGATGVKTGYTEEAGYCLVFAATNGQHHLIGALLHDTDDNQRYVDARALLDWGFGLPVGPTS